In one Thermincola ferriacetica genomic region, the following are encoded:
- the cas2 gene encoding CRISPR-associated endonuclease Cas2 — protein MFVILVYDVNTKRVNKVLKKARKYLNWVQNSVLEGEISEANYRKLKMELQNVINEEEDSCLFYTFRTTKYSQRESLGIKKGGDDVII, from the coding sequence ATGTTCGTTATTTTGGTTTATGATGTGAATACCAAGAGGGTCAACAAAGTGCTCAAAAAAGCCAGGAAATACCTGAACTGGGTACAGAATTCGGTTCTGGAAGGTGAAATAAGTGAGGCCAATTACAGGAAACTGAAGATGGAGCTGCAAAATGTGATCAATGAGGAAGAGGACTCCTGCCTTTTTTACACCTTCCGCACGACAAAATATTCGCAGCGGGAATCTCTCGGGATAAAAAAAGGTGGCGATGATGTGATAATTTAG